The Chitinophagaceae bacterium nucleotide sequence TATTCAAAAACTGGCCAATGCCCCACTAGAAGAAGTGTATAAATTATGGGAGGGCCTGGGTTATTACAACCGCTGCCGGAACCTGCATGCAACAGCACGGAAAATTGTATTTGATCTGAATGGGAATTTCCCTGATACTTATGAATCAATTCTTGAACTGAAAGGAGTAGGACCATATACCGCAGCTGCTATTTCTTCATTCGGTTTCGGTTTGTCCTATGCAGTTGTTGATGGAAATGTATTTCGTGTGCTGAGCCGTTTTTTTGGGATTGATCAGCCCACTGATTCAACAGCAGGTAAAAAGATATTTCAGCATCTGGCACAGAATTGTTTAAGCACAAAAGAACCTGCTGAATATAACCAGGCCATTATGGATTTTGGCGCTACTGTGTGCAAGCCTGATTTACCTGAGTGCGGCACCTGTGTTATGAAAAAGAAATGTGTTGCTTTTCAGACAAACAGCGTTGCTGATTTCCCCGTAAAAGAAAAACAGGTGAAGCAAAGAAGCAGATGGTTCCTGTTTTATATACTTGAACAGAATGGAAAATTTGCTGTACAGAAAAGAACTGCAAAAGATGTATGGGCCAACTTATATGAATTTCCCAACGCTGAATATCAAACTGAAAAACTGTGGAAACAGGCAGTAAAAAAAGATGTTGCAGGCTGGCTAAGTGAGAAAGGGATCAATCAAACATGTAAAGTTATTTCAGCCACAAAACCTGTAAAACAGCAACTGAGCCATCAAACAATTTATGCAAATGCTGTTTTGATAACAATCAACGGTAAAGGAAAGACGAAGAACAGTTGGGGATGGAAAACGGGGAAGGAGATTGAATATTTGCCATTCTCTAAAATTCTGAATGATTTTCTGAAGGCAAAGGTTCTTGAATTATTTGGATAGAATGATGCAACAGTTAAGCAAAAAACGTAATTTAGAAGGAAAGATGGCTAAGAGTTTGTGTTATTAAACTCATTCAGAAATTAAATTTATTTGTATGAGAGGAGTTAACCGTGTAATGCTGATTGGAAATCTCGGAAAAGATCCGGATGTACAGGTACTGGAAGGAAATATTGCTGTAGCAAAATTTCCACTTGCAACAACAGAAACATTTAAGGACCGTACAGGAAAATTAGTGAGTCAAACCGAATGGCATACAGTGGTGTTGTGGCGGGGTTTGGCCGAACTTGCTCAGAAATATCTGCACAAATGCAGCCTTGTTTACATTGAGGGTAGACTGAAAACCAGGAGCTGGGAAGATAAAGAAGGCGCAAAAAAATATGCAACTGAAGTGGTAGGTGATAACCTGATTATGCTTGATAAAAGGACTGATGGAACAAGCCGTCACGAAGGCCCTGAGCAAATTGGAGGATATCATGGCGAAGATCTTCCGCCAATTGGTGAACCCAGCGAAGATTTACCTTTTTAAGAAATACCCCTGCTATCCCTATTTTTGCGGGTGTAGTCAGCAATTGTTCATTAAATCCCAATGTTTTGGATTACCAACCGATCTACAGTTTATTTTTACTTTCACTGAAACCCTATTTACTGGCAATTAACAGTCAGGGGCTTACCTTAATGGTAATCCTGTTTCTTGTTTTCCTATTTCTTTCTTTTGTGGTAAGTGGCGCAGAGGTTGCTTTCTTTTATCTGAAGTATAAAGATCTTAACATGATCAAAACAAGACAGGAATCATCAGCGAAAAGAATTGTTAACCTGCTGGAAGAACCCAAAGTATTGCTGGCGAGTTTACTGGCTGCCAATATTATTTTCAATCTCTGTATTATTTTTCTCACAAATTTTTTAATTGATGAAGCACTTGCGCTTCAGCATAAACTATTCTGGGTAGAGCTTTTGTTAAAAGCTGCTGCCATAACTTCTCTGATCATTTTGTTTTGTGAAATACTGCCCAAAATATGGGTATCACAAAACAATGTATTCTTTGCTTATTTCGCCAGCTGGTGGGTGGAAACAATTGTGTATCCCATTTTTAAATCAACCGGCAGTTGGCTTGCAGGCTACAGCGACAGTATTGAAAAACGGTTAACTAAATATCAAACAGCATCGTTTAAAAATGACGAACTGGATTATGCCATTGACCTGATGAGTGAAGAAGAAGCAACCGATGAAGAAAAACAGATCCTAAAAGGCATACAGAATTTCAGCAGCATCACTGTTAAACAGATCATGCGTTCAAGATTAGATGTAAGTGGTATTGAATACAGCTCTTCTTTTACAGATGTGGTAAACCGTATACAGGAATTGCATTACAGCCGTTTACCTGTATATAAAAATAATATGGATGAAGTGGTTGGTATACTGCAAACAAAAGATTTGCTGCAGCATATCAATGATGCTGACGGGTTTCACTGGCAGCAACTGATGCGAACACCATTTTTTGTGCCGGAACAAAAACTGATTGATGATCTGCTGAAAGAGTTTCAGCAAAAGCGGATTCACTTTGCAGTGGTAGTTGATGAATTTGGCGGAACAAGCGGTATTGTTACGATGGAAGATGTATTAGAGGAAATCATTGGTGAAATAAAAGATGAGTTTGATGATGAAGAAATCATCAATAAAAAGATTGATGACCGCAATTACATCTTTGAAGGAAAAACAATGATCAATGATGTTTGCCGTACAATGAACCTTCCTTCTGATACATTTGACGGCGTAAGAGGTGAGAGTGAATCACTGGCTGGATTAATACTGGAATTGGCTGAACGTTTGCCAAGAGTTGCTGATGTAATTGAAACAGGCGATTTCCAGTTTATGATACAGGAAGTAAGCCGCAACCGTATTGAAAAAGTAAAAGTGACTATTAAACCCGGAATTGAATAAGATGAAACCATACCAGCTTCGTATTTCTTATTTCTTACTTCTCTTTGTTTTTATTGTATCCTGCAACTCTGATCCGAGGCCCAGACCAAAGGGTTATTTTCAAATTGATTTTCCGGAGAAAAAATATGTGCTGTTTGATCAGCCCGGCTATCCATATACATTTGAATATCCTGCTTATGGGAAAGTGATTAAAGACAGTACTTTCTTTGATGATCAACCTGAAAATCCATACTGGGTGAATCTTGATTTCCCAAGTTTGGGTGGAAGAATGTATCTCAGTTATAAAACAGTCGGCGGAAAAAAAGTATTCAGCAAATTAGTGGAAGATGCATTTAAGATGACGAGTAAGCATAGCCTGAAAGCAACATCCATTGATGAAATACCTGTAGAAGGCGGGTCCGGTATAAAGGGATTTGTTTTTGATGTGGGCGGCAATGCAGCTACCGGCAAACAGTTTTTTGTAAGCGACAGTACCAGGCATTTTTAAGAGGCGCTTTGTATTTTGATGCAACTCCCAATTACGATTCTATCAGACCTGTTGAACAGTTTTTGTATAAAGACATGCAGCATTTGATACAGACGCTGAAGTGGAGAAATTAAAAATAATTGCCGGAAAGACTTTGAAAAAATAGAGTATTTATCCTTGCCGTCTTCCCGGCAAGAAATATTAGTCTTTCTTCTTTTCAATCAATATCTCTTCCTTCGGTGCAGCTCTTGAAAACATTTTCATGTTTACTTTTTTCCGGAGTGTTTTCTTTTCTGTTGGAGCTTTAGCTATTTCTGTTTCCGGCTTCACAGTTTCATTTTTCAATTCAACCGAAGCAGGAATGATTTCTTCTTTCAGCTCAGCAGAAGCATAGCTTGCTGTTTTTTTCTTTTTCAGTTTTTTTGATTGTACAGGTTTTTCAGCAACGGCCACTTTGTTTTCAGGTGCAGGAGGACTAAAAGATTCAAGCTTTCCTCTTGAATAATCTTCTTCTTTAATGTCGCTCAGTTTTACATCTTTCTCCTTTGCTGCGGGAGCTTCTTTGTAGAGATCTTTAAACTCTTTTTTATTTTTTGTTTTTACATAATCAGTTACTCCGTAAACTGATGCAGCTGTTAAGAGCAGGCCGCCTGCCATGAGATACAATTTCATTTGTGTAAGATTTAAATGGTGAAGGAATTGAGATAACGTTTACTTTGTTTATAAATAAAATATTCTGCTGCGAGCATATTGCCCAGCACACTGATCCAGAGCGAGATTTCATAGTTTTCAAGGTGTCCCCAATCCAGGACAAAAAATACCAGGTGATAAATGCGGAATGTAACTGCTGTCATGGCCATAGAATATGAACGGATCATCCAGATTTTATGTGCTACTACATTTTTTTCTTTGATCGTTTTCAATCCCCACCAGGTAGTAATGAACCAATAAATTGCCATGAACAGGAATAAACCTCTTTCCCAAAAACTTCCCTTGGCAAAAAAACTCATATACAAACCGGTTGGAGCGCCAATCAGTAACACCACAAACACATAGATTTTTCCACTCCACACATGAATCTTTCTCCGCTTTTTTATAATGGCAGTGGAGAATTGTAAAAGGGCTGAACTGATACAGAACATACCTGCACCAATATGCAGGTAGAAACACCAGTAATAAATGGGTTTGGCAAACAAAAAAGCTCTTTCTTCTATGAACGAAAAGGTTTGACTGAAGGAATAATAGGGGATTGTATTTCGAACAAGTAATAGACTGAAGAATACAACGGGAATCCAGAAAAGCAGTCTGAAGATGAAGCGGCTTGCCTGCTGAAACGTCAGCATACGTGAATTAGCCATGATGGTTGGTTTGAACCTTTGGGATGAGGCAATCTTTTCTTTTCCATAAGTTCCGGCTGTTAATAGTTTGCTAAAGGAAATTGCATTTGCTGCGGGCATCCTTCCTACCTTCGCAAAAATTGAAACTGTGATTGTAATTGACAATATTTATGTGAGTGATGAGGTGGTGGAAGAGCAGTTTGTTTGCGATCTGGACAAATGCAAAGGGGGCTGTTGTATTGACGGTGATGCAGGTGCTCCGCTTACAAATGAAGAACTGAAAGAAGTGAACATAGCTTTTGAACAGGTAAAACATTTGCTGACCAGGGAAGGCTTAAGAACTATTGAAGAGGGTGGAAAATATGTTTACGACCGTGAATTCGGTTGGGTTACGCCAACCATCAGTAATGGAATGTGTGCCTATGGATTGGTTGATGAAAAAGGAATTGTGAAGTGCTCGTTTGAAGAAGTTTATAATGAAGGCAAAACAACCTGGAAGAAGCCAGTCTCCTGTCACCTGTACCCCATCAAGATCAGCAAGAGCAAGAACACAGAACAGGAGTATGTGAATTATGAACCTAGGGACCCAATGTGTAATCCGGGTTGTTCATTGGGACAAAAATTAAAAGTACCCACCTATGTATTTTTAAAAGAAGCGATCATCAGGAAGTATGGGGAGGATTTTTATGAAGTGCTTTCGCAAATCGCTGATCAATATTACGCATCGAAAAAATTAAACAAGTAATTTTAAAGCATGAGTCAATCTGCTGATAAATTTGTCGCCAAGAGTACGATCAAGTCGCAAGACCTTGAACACAGGCGCACAATCAATTTCAATATAGGCAAGTACAATTCAAAAGTACCGGAAGGGAAATTACAGTTCACACAACTGCTTACTGCACGTGAACGTGCAAAAAATGTAAAGTGGCGGGCACTGGAAACACTCGATCAGCACCTGGAAGAATTTGAACTGCAGTTCACACGCCGTGGTGGTAAAGTGATCTGGGCTGAGAATGCAAAACAGGCATGTGATGAAATTCTGAAAATATGTGAACCAAAAAATTGCAGAACAGTAGTGAAGAGCAAGAGCATGGTTACAGAAGAAATTCATCTGAATCATTTTTTAACCGAACATAAGATTGAAAGTGTTGAAACAGATCTGGGCGAATATATTCAGCAGTTGGATGAAGAACCGCCTTATCATATTGTTACACCGGCCATGCATAAAAGCAAGGAAGATGTAGCAAGGTTGTTCGCCAATAAATTAGGAACCGATCCCAAGGCAACACCTGAACAGCTCACATTAGTTGCAAGAAATATCCTCCGTGAAAAATATGTACAGGCCGAGGTGGGCGTAACCGGCGCTAATTTTATTTTAGCTGATGTTGGCGGTATTGCTGTTACAGAAAATGAAGGCAATGCAAGATTAAGTTGTGCATTTCCCAAAACACATATCGTTGTTGTTGGCATTGAAAAAATGCTGCCAAGTGTTACTGACCTGGGTTTGTTCTGGCCACTGCTTTCCACATTTGGTACTGGTCAGTTGGTAACAGTGTACAATAGCATTGTACTTGGTCCAAAGCAACCGGGTGAAGCAGATGGTCCGGAAGAAATGATTGTCATTCTCCTGGATAATGGAAGAACAAACGTGTTGAAGAATCCTGCAATGAGAGAGAGTTTGTATTGTATCCGTTGTGGCGCCTGTTTAAATGCATGTCCTGTTTATAAAAATGTCGGTGGTCACAGTTATGGTGCAACTTACAGCGGACCGATTGGCAAAGTGCTTACTCCGCAAATGAGTGGCATGGAGGAGTACAAGCATTTAAGTTATGCATCTTCGTTGTGTGGCAATTGTACACAGGTTTGCCCGATACGGATCAACCTGCATGAACTTTTACTGGAGAACAGGCATGAAGCTGTGGAGCAGGGCTTTTCTTCTTTTGGTGAACGCATGGCATGGAAAGTATGGAAGACGGCAATGCTGAACCGCAAGATGATGAATATGGGAAACCGCAAGATGAAGAACTGGATGATCAACAGTTTTGTAAAAGACTGGACGAGATATCGTGGCCCGATGGATTTTCCTGAAAAAACATTCAACCAGCTTTGGCGTGACAGGAAAGGGAAGTAACTTGAAGCATGCTTGTTTACACGCCGCATATCACTCCACGAATTGAATACATTCTGCAATACTTCAATGAGCGATTATTCATTGATGCTGAATTGACAGATGATATTGAAACCTATCGTTTATACAAAGGAGCCAAACTGAATTATTCTGCGGAGCGGATTAATGCTGTTGATTTTTATATCCAGCCAACAGGATTATTGCAGCAACATGATCTGCGCAAACAATATATTGAATGTTTTGACTGGAAAGAAGTGAAAGCTTTTTTCAAAACAGAAGATGATCTTGGTTTCGATGTATTCTCTGCTGTTTTTTATCTTATTACCCGATACGAAGAATATCTTGAACATGAACCTGATGAATACGGACGGTATGCACACTGGAATTCATTGGCATGGAAAGAAGGTTTCTTAAATATGCCGTTGATTGATATCTGGATCTTGAAATTTAAACAGGAACTTGAATCTAAGTTCACCAATCTCAAACTTCAGGACTCACAATTCACCTTTCTTCCTACTTACGATATTGATATTGCATGGAGCTACAAGAACAAAGGTTTTGTCAGGAGCGTTGCTGCATCATTAAACAGACCATCATCTATTGTAAAGCGGATAAAAGTGATTGCCGGAAAAGAAAAAGATCCATACGATTCTTATGACTGGCTGAAACAATTGCATGAAGAGAATAATCTGCAGCCCATCTACTTTTTCTTAGTTGCAGCGGAGAACAGCGAGTATGATAAAAATATTTCTCCAAAGAAGAAAGCATTGCAGCAGTTGATTCAGTCGACAGCAAAACAGGCAATCATTGCTTTGCACCCTTCAACACAGAGTAACACCAACAAAGAATTACTATCGAAGGAAAAAAATATATTGCAGCAGATAAGCGGTAAAAAGATCACAGCTACACGTCATCATTATATTTTATTTCATCTGCCGCATTCATACCGTGAATTGATTGCTGCCGGATTTACTGATGATCACAGTATGGGCTATGGAACAGTAAATGGATTCCGTGCCTCCACTTCGAGTTCTTTTTTATGGTACGACCTGGAGAAAGAAGAAACAACCTCACTCCGTATTCATCCCTATGCTTATATGGAAGCCAATTCTTTTTATGAATTACATCAATCGCCTGCAGAAGCATTGGAAGAAATGAAGCAACTGGCTGAAGAAGTGAAAAAAGTGAACGGCAGATTTATTTCCATCTTTCATAACCATATGCTGGGTACAGATGAACTGTTTAAAGGCTGGAGAGAAATGTATGAAGAGTTTGTCATGCCGACGAAGGAGACATCTGCCGGGTTGGGAAATGAAGATCAGCAGATTCCTCGTTCCCCGGAATGACAGCTATTAATTGAACATTGCCAAAGTTTTTATGGGCGATGCTCATTCTTCGATCCTTCCAGCATCTGCATTAATTCTTTCATTTCCGGGTCACTTAAGTAACGCCATTTGCCAACAGCAATATTTCCCAGTTGTATGTTCATGATTCGTACACGACGTAAACTCACAACATCATAACCAAAGGCTTCACACATTCTTCTGATCTGTCTGTTCAATCCCTGCTTCAGAGTGATAGAGAAACTTTTTCCACTCAAGGTTCGAACTTTGCAGGGCAGTGTTGTTGTATCCATGATATGAACACCCTTGCTCATCTTCGCAGCAAAATCAGGAGTTAGTTTTTTATTGACAGTCACGAGGTATTCTTTTTCATGTTCATTACCTGCACGGAGAATTTTATTAACGATATCACCATTGTTGGTCAAAAAGATCAAACCTTCTGAATCTTTATCCAATCGCCCAATCGGGAAGATGCGTTTTGGATGATTGATAAATCGGATGATATTGGTGCGGTCTTTTTCATCTGTTGTTGAAGTTATATTCAGCGGCTTGTTAAAGGCAATGATAAATTGATCCTGCTTTGCAGTTGATTTTACTTTCAGCAGTTCATCATCAATATGAATTTTGTCTGATGCAGAAACTCTTGCAGCTGCTTTTGCTTTTTTTCCATTGATGGCAACACGTCCCTGTTCAATAAGCCTGTCGGCTTCCCTGCGTGAACAATAACCTGTTGCGCTGATGTATTTATTAAGACTGATTTTTTCTTCCGGCATATGTAAATGTAAAACGGATTAGTTATCCAGCACAACTCTTTGTTCATCGGGTGTTTTCTTGAATGCTCTGTTTACCAGATAAACGCCCAGTAAAGTAACAAGTCCACCAATGGTCAGTGTCAGCGTCAGCTTTTTCTCCAAAGATGAAAGCACCTAACAAGACAGCTACAACCGGGTTGATGTATGCATAGATGCTGGCCTGTTCAGTTGGAAGGTTTTGCAATGCATACAGGTAACAGACAAATGCAATGATAGAACCAAAGACAACGAGATAGCCAAGCGATAACCATCCTGCTGTTGGTATTTCAGTAAAGGGCAGAAAGTTTTTATCAAAACTTGAAACAGTTAGCAGTGAAACACCTGCAATCAGCATTTGAAATCCCAACCCAAAGTAGGGATTGAATTGAGCTGCATGTTTCTTGGTATAAAGAGAACCGAATGCCCATGTCCATGTAGCAACTAAAGAAAGTATAATGCCAAAACGAAAATCAGGTTTAAAAAAATCCTGCAGATGATCATAAAAAATAACACAAACACCTGCAAAGCCAAGCATTAAACCGAGAATAGCCATAGCAGGCAATTTGTCTTTCGATGAAAACAAACTGATGATCACAATCCATAATGGAAAAATAGCTCCCATGATTGCACCAAGGCCCGATGAAATATATTTCAAACCCCATGTACTGAGTCCATTGCTGAAAATAAAATTCAACAGTGCTAATACAAGAAGAGGAACAAGGTCTTTCATTTTCGGCCAGCTGCTTCCTTTAATCAAAAAGAAGATCATATAACAGGTGCCGCCAAGCAATTGCCGCATACCCGCCAATTGTAAGGGGGGGATATGTTTCACTCCTTCTTTTGATGCCAGCCAGGTAGTTCCCCATAAAATACAAACAACAGCTAACGCAAAAATTGCTTTTGATCTTTTTCCTTTTTTTCGAATGGTCAAAGGATTAAAGACCGATAAACTTTTGATTGTATCAGCAGAAGATGAAAAGGTTTTATTGAAATAGCGTTTTGACATTGGCCTCATCCTCCATCTCCTTCTCCAAAAGAGAAGGAGCGGTGCTTTAGAATATTTTTAAACGATTGTTCTTCCACATTATCTGTAATTCTTTATTCAACTTTTAATTCCGCAATTAATCAAATTTCTCAAACAAGCTGGCTTTGTGCTGAGCAAAGCCCCCCTTTAGGGACGGGAGGGTCTTTAATGTTTAAAATGTCTCAGCCCTGTTATAACCATTGCCAGGTTATTTTGTTTGCAATATTCAATTGAATCGTTGTCACGGATTGAACCTCCAGGTTGAATGAAAGCAGTAATGCCTGCTGCATGTCCCAGTTGTACACAATCATTAAACGGGAAGAAGGCATCACTTGCCATTACTGCACCGGTCAAATCAAAGTTGAATTGTTTTGCCTTCTCAACAGATTGACGGAGTGAATCAATACGGCTTGTTTGTCCGCAACCTTTACCTACAAGTTGTTTATGTTTAATCAAAGCAATAGCATTGCTCTTTAAATGCTTGCAGATGATATTGGCAAAAACCAGGTCTTCTTTTTCTGCAGCAGTTGTTTCTCTGCCGCCTGCTTCTTTCCAGTCTGTATAATTTCCTTCATCTGTTCCCTGAATCAAAACACCATTGAGTAATGATTTGTATTGCTCTTTGGTGTTGGGTTGTTTTTTTTCAACTGTAATAAAATCCGGTTCTTTTTTGATTTCAATACTGCCAGCGCATCAGCAGCAAAAGAAGGAGCAATCAATACTTCAAAGAAAATTTCATTGATGGCTTCAGCAGTTGCCTTATCAATTTCACCATTGCAAACCAGTACACCACCAAATGCACTTTCAGGATCACCAGATAATGCTGCATCCCAGCTTTCTTTAACTGCAGGGCGTTGTGCCACGCCGCAAACGTTGGTGTGTTTAATAATTCCAAATACGGCCCCCTCTAAATCTCCCCCCGAAGGGGAAACTTTTGGAAACTCTCCGATTAACTGAATGGCTGCATCAACATCAACCAGGTTATTATAGCTTAATTCTTTTCCGTGTAGTTGTGAAAATAATTCATCAAGATTACCATAGAACCTTGCAGACTGATGAGGGTTCTCACCATAGCGCAAAATCTTTTCTTCTTTGTTGAAAGGAGTTTCAATTGCTGACTGATGGAAATAATTGGAGATAGCTGTATCATACGCAGTACACACATCAAATGCTTTGACAGCAAAACTGCGGCGCTGATCAAATGTTGTTTCACCATTTTGTACACGGAGAATTTCTTCCAGCACTGCATATTCTTTTTTGGCAGCAAGCACAACCACATCCTTATGATTTTTTCCGGCTGCACGAATCATGGATGGTCCGCCGATATCAATTTTTCAATAATCAATTTTTCATCTGATGTAGAAGCAACTGTTTCCTCGAAAGGATAAAGATCAACAATCACCATATCCAGTTCGGGAATATTGTATTCCTTCATTTCTTTTTGATGGGTTTCATCATCCCGTTTACCGAGAATTCCACCAAACACTGAAGGATGCAAAGTTTTTACACGGCCTCCCAAAATCGAAGGATAAGTTGTAAGACTTTCAACAGGAATTACAGGTATGCCCAGTTTTTCAATAAACTGCTGTGTGCCGCCTGTTGAATAGATGGTTACGTTTTGTGCATGTAATAACTGTACGAGTGAATCCAGTCCGTCTTTGTAAAATACTGAAATGAGGGCCGATTGAATTTTTTTGTTCATTGGTTTATTGTCGATAAAAATGAAAAATGTGGCGAACGACCGTGAAAGAAGCCGCAAAGGTAGGGTTCTACAAATTCATCACAAAAGCACCCTGTTCACTTGTGCAGAAATAGTTCAAATGAAGTTTTTCACAGTCTTTTTTCCAGAGATTGACCTTCCATTGAGGATTGGAACCATCGAAGACAAGCAACTTACAATCAATCGTTTTGATGAGATCATTGATGTACAGTCGGGGGTTTTTGGAAATGATCACAACATCCGCTTTTATTCTCGCCGAAGCTGAATCGTAATGGTAAGACTGATTGATTAAAACAATTTTCTTCCCATTAACTGTAAAACAATTGCTTTGGGTTGATGGGCTGTAAACAGGTGAGTGATAAGTACGGTGAAATATTCTGGAAGGTTTGAGATGGAAATTGCGGAGAAACCCATCCTGCAATAACACTGCATCACCTTTGAACAGATATTGATTGCCGAGCATGAAATCAACAGCTGTTTGCTGCGACAGGTTATAAACTACCAGTTTCTTTTGCTGCCGGGTTTTGTACAAAGAAAAGCTTTGCAGCATAAAGAACAGTGCAAGAAAGCCGAGACTCCATTTTAACGCCTTTACTTTTTTCTGTAATAGCCAGATGCCTGTTGCCGCAATGAAAGCGTATAATAAAATTGTTTGAAACGGATTATGCTGAATGCCATCTGTTACAGCAAATGAAAAATGATCAACCCATGTAATGAATCCGTTCATCCATTTTAATAAGTAACTGAGTATATAGCCAACAGGAGAAGCGACAATGGGTATAAATGCAACTGCAATCAGCAGTATTTCTCCAAACAAAATTAAACTGCTCAACGGCACAGCCACAAAATTGGTGATGAGAAATAAATTCGGTGCCTGGTGAAAATGATACATGCAAAGCGGTAATGTAAGTATCTGGGCAGATAATGTAACTGCATTCAGCTGCCATGCTTTATCCAGCAGTTTATTCTCAATTGAAAACCAGTGATAGATGGGTTTCATAAACAATACAATACTTAACACTGCTGCATAAGAAAGCTGGAACCCAACATCCCATAAATAAAATGGATTGTAACAGAGCAATACAAAAGCAGAAGCTGCCATGCTGTTATAAATATTTCCTTTTTTGTTGAAGAGATCACCGGCAGCTATAGCGGTGAACATGATCGCTGCTCTTAACACCGAAGCTCCTGCACCGGTAAGTAAACTGAAGATCCATAAGAACGAAAGAACAAGCAAAGGCTTTAGCCATTTGATGCGTCTGTATTTATCTAATGGTTTAAAGATGAGCAGCAGCAGCCAGTAGATCAAACCCAGATGCAAGCCACTGATGGCAATTACATGCACAACACCCGTATTACTGTAAGCCTGCACCAAATCCCTGTCAAGATCATCACGGTAGCCAATGAGTAATGCTTCAGCTACACTTGTTTCCTGTTCACCTTTAATTTGTTTGCGAAGGGTACCAAGGATATATGCTTTTGTACTGTACATCCACGACCAGAAAGCAGATGTTTTCTTTTGATTCAATACAACATATTCTGTTTTCTTCAAGAACAGCTGATGGGTTATGCCGTTGAATAATGCATAACGTTTGTAATCGAAACCACCGGGATTGCCTGCATTCTTAATTTCCTGTAGGGGTTTATTAATGGCAATGATGTTTCCATATTCCAAAGAGGGAGGAATGCTGTCTTTCTGAAAATAGAGAATGATATTGCCTTTTACTTTTTTTGCTTTTCCGTTTTGCTGAACAGAAACAATTTCAGCCAGTGCTTTAAAGGTTTTTTGTTTTTCACTCAAGGGTTCAAGTAAACGCAGCTGAACAACATCGCCGGGTTTATACTGATGACCAACCCATTGCTGCTGATGATTCACCTGGTTGAGCCATGTAAGTAATCTACCGAAACCAATCAATGCCAGCGACATGGCAGTGCCGGGAAGCCAGCTGAAGAAGAATTTCTTTTGCTCATTCGAGAAT carries:
- a CDS encoding ComEC family competence protein codes for the protein MLAMIPIWKNIPFLRLLLPFAAGIIAGWNFSLHWMVAVYFIAAALPLLLFYVFSNEQKKFFFSWLPGTAMSLALIGFGRLLTWLNQVNHQQQWVGHQYKPGDVVQLRLLEPLSEKQKTFKALAEIVSVQQNGKAKKVKGNIILYFQKDSIPPSLEYGNIIAINKPLQEIKNAGNPGGFDYKRYALFNGITHQLFLKKTEYVVLNQKKTSAFWSWMYSTKAYILGTLRKQIKGEQETSVAEALLIGYRDDLDRDLVQAYSNTGVVHVIAISGLHLGLIYWLLLLIFKPLDKYRRIKWLKPLLVLSFLWIFSLLTGAGASVLRAAIMFTAIAAGDLFNKKGNIYNSMAASAFVLLCYNPFYLWDVGFQLSYAAVLSIVLFMKPIYHWFSIENKLLDKAWQLNAVTLSAQILTLPLCMYHFHQAPNLFLITNFVAVPLSSLILFGEILLIAVAFIPIVASPVGYILSYLLKWMNGFITWVDHFSFAVTDGIQHNPFQTILLYAFIAATGIWLLQKKVKALKWSLGFLALFFMLQSFSLYKTRQQKKLVVYNLSQQTAVDFMLGNQYLFKGDAVLLQDGFLRNFHLKPSRIFHRTYHSPVYSPSTQSNCFTVNGKKIVLINQSYHYDSASARIKADVVIISKNPRLYINDLIKTIDCKLLVFDGSNPQWKVNLWKKDCEKLHLNYFCTSEQGAFVMNL
- a CDS encoding polysaccharide deacetylase family protein; translated protein: MLVYTPHITPRIEYILQYFNERLFIDAELTDDIETYRLYKGAKLNYSAERINAVDFYIQPTGLLQQHDLRKQYIECFDWKEVKAFFKTEDDLGFDVFSAVFYLITRYEEYLEHEPDEYGRYAHWNSLAWKEGFLNMPLIDIWILKFKQELESKFTNLKLQDSQFTFLPTYDIDIAWSYKNKGFVRSVAASLNRPSSIVKRIKVIAGKEKDPYDSYDWLKQLHEENNLQPIYFFLVAAENSEYDKNISPKKKALQQLIQSTAKQAIIALHPSTQSNTNKELLSKEKNILQQISGKKITATRHHYILFHLPHSYRELIAAGFTDDHSMGYGTVNGFRASTSSSFLWYDLEKEETTSLRIHPYAYMEANSFYELHQSPAEALEEMKQLAEEVKKVNGRFISIFHNHMLGTDELFKGWREMYEEFVMPTKETSAGLGNEDQQIPRSPE
- the rluF gene encoding 23S rRNA pseudouridine(2604) synthase RluF, which produces MPEEKISLNKYISATGYCSRREADRLIEQGRVAINGKKAKAAARVSASDKIHIDDELLKVKSTAKQDQFIIAFNKPLNITSTTDEKDRTNIIRFINHPKRIFPIGRLDKDSEGLIFLTNNGDIVNKILRAGNEHEKEYLVTVNKKLTPDFAAKMSKGVHIMDTTTLPCKVRTLSGKSFSITLKQGLNRQIRRMCEAFGYDVVSLRRVRIMNIQLGNIAVGKWRYLSDPEMKELMQMLEGSKNEHRP